A single Leptolyngbya ohadii IS1 DNA region contains:
- a CDS encoding chlorophyll a/b-binding protein: protein MTRGQVIEEGGRSNVYAIEPKMYVDDVQRFGFNEYAEKLNGRLAMIGFVSAIAVEALTGHGVVTWLTHL from the coding sequence ATGACACGCGGACAGGTGATTGAAGAAGGCGGACGCTCTAACGTTTATGCGATTGAACCCAAAATGTACGTCGATGATGTGCAGCGGTTTGGTTTTAACGAATACGCAGAGAAGCTCAACGGTCGTCTGGCAATGATCGGCTTTGTGTCGGCGATCGCAGTTGAGGCGTTAACCGGACATGGCGTTGTCACCTGGCTGACTCACCTGTAA
- a CDS encoding alpha/beta fold hydrolase, which produces MGRVTARRRKLWVRFLLIACALVIAAGAALLWRFQQAATPIPPSAFYTPPQPLPSATPGTIIRKEPLPENLPKGAVAWRIMYLSTGMNGEPIAVTGTIVAPESPSTTPRPVIAWAHGTVGVLPQCGVSHTADPYKQTPVVDLMVQQGFVVVATDYPGLGTPGVHPYLVGNVSAHAILDSVRAARQLEVNAGDRFVVWGASQGGQAALWAGQSSAQYAPELKLVGVAAAAPAIDLAGIIQAKMNDQGGGVFIGAALYAWSHHYPTANLSQIIKPEQRTQFDRMATTCVSTPAAFLTIGKLLTPSEYLQTDLLATEPWRTIINENQPRGRIDVPLLITHGTADTLIPIELNQAEVKRRCAAGENVQFTRLPGVGHDARNESGILTVGWIEDRFATRPTGSTCGSR; this is translated from the coding sequence ATGGGAAGGGTCACTGCACGACGAAGAAAGCTGTGGGTTCGTTTCCTCCTAATCGCCTGTGCTTTGGTAATTGCCGCAGGTGCAGCTTTGCTCTGGCGATTTCAACAGGCAGCGACTCCCATTCCACCTTCTGCTTTCTATACACCTCCCCAGCCGCTTCCCTCTGCCACGCCAGGGACAATTATTCGCAAAGAGCCTCTGCCTGAAAATCTTCCCAAAGGGGCAGTCGCCTGGCGAATTATGTATCTTTCAACGGGGATGAACGGAGAGCCGATCGCCGTGACAGGAACGATCGTTGCCCCTGAATCTCCGAGCACTACTCCGCGTCCGGTCATCGCCTGGGCACATGGTACGGTTGGGGTTCTCCCCCAATGCGGCGTTAGCCATACCGCAGACCCTTACAAACAAACTCCCGTCGTCGATTTGATGGTTCAGCAGGGATTTGTGGTGGTGGCAACCGATTATCCAGGACTGGGAACCCCCGGCGTTCACCCTTATTTAGTTGGCAATGTATCGGCTCATGCCATCCTCGATTCGGTGCGGGCAGCTCGTCAGTTAGAAGTGAATGCAGGCGATCGCTTTGTGGTTTGGGGTGCGTCTCAAGGTGGACAGGCGGCACTATGGGCGGGTCAATCTTCGGCACAGTATGCCCCAGAACTAAAGCTGGTTGGCGTTGCTGCTGCTGCACCTGCGATCGATCTGGCAGGGATCATTCAAGCCAAGATGAACGATCAGGGAGGCGGTGTTTTTATCGGAGCAGCTCTTTATGCCTGGAGCCACCATTACCCAACTGCCAATCTGAGCCAGATTATCAAGCCAGAACAGCGTACCCAGTTCGATCGCATGGCAACAACCTGTGTTTCGACCCCCGCTGCGTTTCTGACGATCGGGAAACTGCTCACACCCTCAGAGTACCTTCAGACTGACTTGCTGGCGACCGAGCCGTGGCGCACCATTATCAATGAAAATCAGCCGCGTGGACGCATTGATGTGCCGCTCCTGATTACCCACGGGACGGCAGATACCCTGATCCCAATCGAGTTAAATCAGGCGGAGGTGAAACGGCGCTGTGCGGCGGGTGAAAATGTTCAATTTACGCGGTTGCCGGGGGTGGGGCATGATGCAAGGAATGAGTCAGGAATTCTAACCGTCGGGTGGATTGAAGATCGCTTTGCCACCCGTCCCACTGGCTCAACCTGCGGTTCCAGATAA
- the gatA gene encoding Asp-tRNA(Asn)/Glu-tRNA(Gln) amidotransferase subunit GatA, translating into MASIRELHDQLVKKERSAVELAQAALDRIQALEPKLHSFLSVTGDRALEQAKQVDAKIAAGEEIGLLAGIPIGIKDNLCTKGIPTTCGSKILENFVPPYESAVTQKLNEAGAVMVGKTNMDEFAMGSSTESSAYQITANPWDLERVPGGSSGGSAAAVAAEECVVSLGSDTGGSIRQPASFCGVVGMKPTYGRVSRFGLVAYASSLDQIGPFGRSVEDAAILLKEIAGYDPKDSTSLNVPVPDYAANLKTDRKFRIGIIKETFGEGLDPVVGDAVNQAVEQLKSLGAEVKEISCPQFRYGLPTYYIIAPSEASANLARYDGVKYGYRTDHPDNLMTMYTQTRAQGFGAEVKRRIMIGTYALSAGYYDAYYLKAQKVRTLIKQDFERAFEQVDVLVCPTSPITAIKAGEKSADPLSMYLLDLMTIPVNLAGLPALSLPCGFDGQGLPIGLQMIGNVLQEETILQAAYAYEQVTDWHLRSPQL; encoded by the coding sequence ATGGCATCCATTCGTGAGTTGCACGACCAGCTCGTTAAAAAAGAACGTTCTGCGGTTGAACTGGCGCAGGCAGCACTCGATCGCATCCAGGCGTTGGAACCGAAGCTGCATAGCTTTTTGAGCGTCACGGGCGATCGGGCACTGGAGCAGGCAAAGCAGGTGGATGCCAAAATTGCTGCTGGCGAAGAGATTGGTTTGCTGGCGGGGATTCCGATTGGCATTAAGGACAACCTCTGTACGAAGGGCATTCCCACGACCTGCGGTTCCAAAATTCTGGAAAACTTTGTGCCGCCCTACGAATCTGCTGTCACCCAAAAGCTGAACGAAGCGGGGGCGGTGATGGTGGGCAAAACCAATATGGACGAGTTTGCGATGGGCAGCTCGACGGAAAGTTCTGCCTATCAGATCACGGCAAATCCCTGGGATCTGGAGCGGGTTCCGGGCGGCTCATCGGGCGGTTCGGCGGCGGCAGTGGCAGCAGAGGAATGCGTGGTGTCCCTCGGTTCGGATACGGGGGGATCGATTCGTCAGCCTGCGTCGTTCTGTGGCGTGGTAGGGATGAAGCCGACCTACGGAAGAGTTTCCCGCTTTGGGCTGGTGGCTTATGCGTCGTCGCTGGATCAAATTGGTCCCTTTGGGCGATCGGTTGAGGATGCGGCGATTCTGCTGAAGGAGATTGCGGGATACGATCCGAAGGATTCCACTAGCTTGAATGTACCTGTGCCGGACTACGCGGCGAATTTGAAGACCGATCGCAAATTCCGGATTGGCATCATCAAAGAGACCTTTGGCGAGGGGCTTGATCCCGTGGTGGGCGATGCGGTGAATCAGGCAGTGGAGCAACTGAAGTCTCTAGGGGCAGAGGTGAAGGAAATCTCCTGTCCGCAGTTCCGCTATGGCTTGCCGACGTACTATATCATTGCGCCTTCGGAGGCTTCGGCGAATTTGGCACGGTACGACGGGGTGAAATACGGCTACCGCACCGACCATCCGGACAACCTGATGACGATGTACACCCAGACCCGTGCCCAGGGCTTTGGTGCAGAGGTGAAACGCCGGATCATGATCGGGACGTATGCCCTTTCCGCTGGCTACTACGATGCCTATTACCTGAAGGCGCAGAAGGTGCGAACGCTGATTAAGCAGGACTTCGAGCGAGCCTTTGAACAGGTGGATGTGCTGGTGTGCCCCACGTCTCCGATTACCGCTATTAAAGCCGGGGAAAAGAGCGCCGATCCCCTCAGTATGTATCTGCTTGACCTGATGACGATTCCGGTGAACCTCGCGGGACTGCCTGCCCTGAGTTTGCCCTGCGGCTTCGACGGTCAGGGACTACCGATCGGCTTACAGATGATTGGCAACGTGCTGCAAGAGGAAACGATTCTGCAAGCGGCTTATGCCTATGAGCAGGTAACGGATTGGCACCTGCGATCGCCCCAGCTATAG
- a CDS encoding alpha/beta fold hydrolase: protein MPRQPFPLSITLQGQGFPILCLHGHPGSGACMSVFTKYLSQQYWTIAPDLRGYGNSKTRKSFEMTDHLLDLEMLLDRLQIDRFLVLGWSLGGILAMELALKFPERVSGLILVGTAANPWSNHPSVTWQDNLYTGIASILNKLNPGWQWNIDTFGKRSLYRYLIQQHTTVAYQYLADEAFPAYLKTSRVANHALNQALRKRYNRLEELHQIQCPTLMMAGEADRHITMQSSLETAAKLPDCKVYCYPETAHLFPWEIPGQVIADIDRWLLQNPGAVNSPVSEAYRES from the coding sequence ATGCCCCGCCAACCCTTCCCTCTCTCCATCACCCTGCAAGGACAAGGATTTCCGATTCTTTGCCTGCACGGTCATCCGGGATCGGGAGCCTGTATGTCTGTGTTTACCAAATATCTATCGCAGCAATACTGGACGATCGCCCCAGACCTGCGTGGCTACGGCAACAGCAAAACCCGCAAATCCTTTGAGATGACCGACCACCTACTGGATTTGGAAATGCTGCTCGATCGCCTGCAAATCGATCGCTTTCTCGTCTTGGGCTGGTCGCTGGGGGGAATTTTGGCAATGGAATTAGCTCTGAAGTTTCCAGAGCGGGTCAGCGGCTTAATTCTGGTGGGAACGGCGGCAAATCCCTGGAGCAATCATCCCTCTGTTACTTGGCAGGATAATCTGTACACCGGGATTGCATCGATTCTGAATAAGCTCAATCCGGGCTGGCAGTGGAATATTGACACCTTTGGTAAACGATCGCTCTATCGCTACCTGATCCAGCAGCACACGACCGTTGCCTATCAATATCTGGCGGACGAAGCCTTTCCCGCCTATCTGAAAACCTCCCGCGTTGCCAATCATGCTCTGAATCAAGCACTGCGGAAACGCTACAACCGTCTGGAAGAACTGCACCAAATTCAGTGTCCGACCCTCATGATGGCAGGAGAAGCCGATCGCCACATCACCATGCAGTCTAGCCTGGAAACTGCGGCAAAACTCCCGGACTGCAAAGTGTACTGCTACCCCGAAACGGCGCATCTGTTTCCCTGGGAAATTCCGGGGCAGGTGATTGCCGATATCGATCGCTGGCTACTTCAAAATCCGGGAGCCGTAAATTCGCCCGTATCAGAGGCTTATCGAGAATCGTAG
- a CDS encoding DUF1816 domain-containing protein produces the protein MNEFLVNVLEVLGLAWWVEVVTETPKCTYYFGPFATAKDAKIAEPGYIQDLQQEGAIGIRAVVKRCKPAKLTVFDEEKEMKPWKNLFPVMTSSL, from the coding sequence ATGAACGAATTTCTGGTTAATGTACTTGAGGTACTGGGTTTAGCCTGGTGGGTTGAAGTCGTCACAGAAACGCCCAAATGCACGTACTACTTTGGTCCTTTTGCCACCGCCAAAGATGCCAAAATTGCTGAACCTGGCTACATTCAAGACTTACAGCAGGAAGGGGCGATCGGCATCCGGGCAGTGGTCAAACGCTGCAAACCCGCGAAGCTGACCGTGTTCGACGAGGAGAAAGAAATGAAGCCCTGGAAAAACCTCTTTCCGGTGATGACCAGCTCCCTCTAG
- the rlmB gene encoding 23S rRNA (guanosine(2251)-2'-O)-methyltransferase RlmB, producing the protein MPAKRPTRDSRPDSRSDRAPRQDKYSQGGYQGNSQGKPKDKRAKSSKPYAKPYQDNPRGKSFSDAPGGRPDSRRFSDERGDRSYRGNGSKSHRDGEYRDNQYRGSQYRDGQYRDSQNRDGQYRDNQYRDRSDRPYRDRPDSRSDKPYGDRSERRGDRPYRDYGDQPSRSNQYDRQSDRRSNSRPNSRYEQGSDSYSDRSSDRYGDKPYRDRNRDDNRSGNRYDSRSDNRSGNRYDSRSDRPGKPYREQSDDRTGYRSEYRTGNDRKGGKSGGKPSYGKGNGDRYAPVGKPIAKHDKKFESKQYENKKGKPAPEALFSYEEVDYSRELTNGFEVAPIRRHSPFNDRPSEEAQFTDSSFDPTSDLADSADDADRFDHDRLDVDSDVDVAPIEDELSDERFNEDEFEDEFEDEFSAEDDRSIEDEFSAEDDFSSEDEFSAEDDLNDPELDKNESEDLQDDEFADDAIESLEEADVADYIDEDDEDESLEDEIRTVEPSFRHPVRARDDNRSGHFNQKRIPPVPSRPVISDTATNPDLIYGRHSVLAALESQRPLNRLWITDRLRYDPRYHSLILEAKANGTVIDEVDYRRLDQITDGATHQGIAAQVASYNYLDLQDLIDRAKAASDQPVLIAADGITDPHNLGAIIRTAEALGAQGLVIPQRRAVGVTSTVAKVAAGALEFLPVARVTNLSRALEQLKDAGFWIYGTASDAAQPVDSVKFSGATVLVIGAEGDGLSLLTQRCCDELVGIPLQGTTPSLNASVAAGMVMYELFRQRRSQMLDLKSLSKGTLQR; encoded by the coding sequence ATGCCTGCCAAACGACCCACCCGCGACTCTCGCCCAGACTCTCGCTCCGATCGCGCTCCGCGACAGGACAAATACTCCCAGGGAGGCTATCAGGGAAATTCCCAGGGCAAACCCAAGGACAAACGCGCTAAATCATCAAAACCCTACGCTAAACCCTATCAAGACAACCCTCGCGGCAAATCCTTCTCCGATGCTCCTGGCGGCAGACCGGATTCTCGTCGCTTCTCCGATGAGCGGGGCGATCGCTCCTACCGGGGAAATGGCTCCAAATCCCATCGGGATGGAGAATATCGCGATAATCAGTATCGGGGTAGCCAGTATCGAGACGGGCAGTATCGGGATAGCCAGAATCGGGATGGTCAGTATCGAGACAATCAGTATCGCGATCGATCCGACAGACCCTACCGCGATCGACCCGACAGCCGCAGCGACAAACCCTACGGAGATCGCTCAGAACGGCGCGGAGATCGACCCTATCGGGACTATGGGGATCAGCCCTCGCGGAGTAACCAGTACGACCGTCAATCTGACAGACGATCGAATTCCCGCCCGAATTCCCGCTACGAGCAGGGGTCAGATTCCTATTCGGATCGCTCCTCAGATCGCTATGGAGATAAGCCTTACCGCGATCGCAATCGGGATGATAATCGCTCGGGCAATCGTTACGACAGCCGTTCGGATAATCGTTCGGGCAATCGTTACGACAGCCGCAGCGATCGTCCTGGGAAACCCTATCGGGAACAGTCGGATGACCGGACGGGCTATCGGTCGGAATATCGGACGGGCAATGATCGCAAAGGCGGTAAGAGCGGCGGCAAACCGTCCTACGGTAAGGGAAATGGCGATCGTTATGCACCCGTAGGCAAGCCCATCGCCAAGCATGACAAGAAGTTTGAGAGTAAACAGTACGAAAACAAAAAGGGTAAGCCTGCGCCCGAAGCACTCTTCTCCTACGAAGAGGTGGATTACTCTCGTGAGTTGACTAACGGTTTTGAGGTTGCACCGATCAGACGGCACAGCCCGTTTAACGATCGCCCCTCGGAGGAAGCGCAATTTACTGACTCATCTTTTGATCCAACATCTGATCTAGCTGATTCAGCAGATGATGCTGATCGCTTTGATCATGACCGTCTCGACGTTGATTCTGACGTTGACGTAGCACCGATTGAGGACGAGCTATCTGACGAGCGCTTCAATGAGGATGAGTTTGAGGATGAGTTTGAGGATGAGTTCTCCGCTGAAGACGATCGATCGATCGAAGATGAGTTTTCTGCCGAAGATGATTTCTCCAGTGAGGATGAGTTTTCCGCCGAAGATGATTTGAACGATCCCGAACTGGATAAGAACGAGTCTGAGGATCTTCAGGATGACGAATTTGCGGATGACGCGATCGAAAGCCTGGAAGAAGCAGACGTAGCCGATTACATTGACGAGGACGACGAAGACGAATCTCTGGAAGATGAAATCAGAACGGTAGAACCCTCGTTCAGACATCCGGTGAGAGCCAGAGACGACAATCGATCGGGGCACTTTAACCAGAAGCGAATTCCGCCGGTTCCCTCTAGACCCGTGATCAGCGATACGGCAACCAATCCTGACCTGATCTATGGTCGTCACAGTGTCCTTGCGGCTCTGGAAAGTCAGCGTCCTTTGAATCGACTCTGGATTACCGATCGCCTGCGGTACGATCCCCGCTACCACTCGCTGATTCTGGAGGCAAAAGCCAACGGCACAGTGATTGACGAAGTAGATTATCGTCGCCTGGATCAGATTACAGATGGGGCAACCCACCAGGGGATTGCGGCTCAGGTTGCGTCCTACAACTATCTAGATTTGCAGGATTTGATCGATCGTGCCAAAGCCGCTTCCGATCAGCCCGTTTTGATTGCTGCCGATGGGATCACCGATCCCCACAATCTGGGCGCGATTATTCGGACGGCGGAGGCTCTGGGCGCACAGGGACTTGTGATCCCGCAACGTCGGGCAGTGGGCGTGACTTCAACCGTGGCAAAAGTGGCGGCGGGGGCGCTAGAATTCCTCCCCGTGGCGCGGGTGACAAACCTGAGTCGGGCGCTGGAACAGCTTAAAGATGCTGGATTCTGGATTTACGGCACGGCTTCCGATGCGGCTCAGCCTGTGGATTCTGTCAAGTTTAGCGGGGCGACCGTACTGGTGATTGGCGCAGAGGGCGACGGCTTGAGCTTACTCACCCAGCGCTGCTGCGATGAACTGGTCGGGATTCCGCTTCAGGGCACAACTCCTAGCCTGAATGCCTCCGTTGCCGCCGGAATGGTAATGTATGAACTGTTTCGCCAGCGCCGATCGCAGATGCTAGACCTGAAGAGTCTCTCAAAAGGAACTTTGCAAAGATAG
- a CDS encoding Mini-ribonuclease 3, with protein MELEEDRSTGENPSVGGGVDSDRLFMGFLSLSNVKSLECQQVQRLSPAALAYLGDAVYELYIRTYYLMPPQRLQSYHKEVVAQVRAEAQANYLQMLQPYLTQTEQDMVRRGRNAAHRIPKRLAPEIYQQATSLETLLGYLYVTDPPRLAQLFAYLQPMLQQPSTEP; from the coding sequence GTGGAGTTGGAAGAGGATAGAAGTACTGGAGAAAATCCTTCGGTAGGCGGTGGGGTTGACAGCGATCGACTGTTCATGGGGTTTTTGTCCTTATCTAACGTTAAATCACTGGAATGCCAGCAGGTGCAGCGTCTTTCGCCTGCGGCTTTAGCCTATCTGGGAGATGCGGTTTACGAGCTTTATATTCGTACCTATTACTTAATGCCGCCCCAGCGGTTGCAGTCGTATCATAAAGAAGTAGTTGCTCAAGTCCGAGCAGAGGCGCAGGCAAATTATCTGCAAATGCTTCAGCCCTACCTGACGCAGACAGAGCAGGATATGGTTCGGCGCGGTCGGAATGCAGCCCATCGAATTCCCAAACGACTCGCTCCCGAAATTTATCAGCAGGCAACCAGTTTAGAAACGCTTTTAGGATACCTCTATGTGACCGATCCTCCCCGTCTGGCTCAGCTTTTTGCCTACCTTCAACCGATGCTGCAACAGCCATCCACTGAGCCGTAG
- a CDS encoding STAS domain-containing protein gives MSSFSAVSPLKIDRKVRQSCRVFCLSGILDLFSLPTFHTVLEQYIGGSEEESKNCVLDLTCVEQIDYSALSALVDLGQKIQQCGGTLQVVGSPHITRVITSACLGQILSLQPSLDAAIVNLEKR, from the coding sequence GTGTCAAGCTTTAGCGCAGTTTCACCACTGAAGATCGATCGCAAAGTCCGGCAAAGTTGCCGGGTTTTTTGCCTGAGTGGGATTCTTGATCTTTTTTCGCTGCCAACCTTCCACACGGTGCTGGAGCAATATATAGGAGGTTCCGAAGAAGAGTCTAAGAATTGTGTGCTTGATCTAACCTGCGTTGAGCAGATCGATTACTCGGCATTGAGCGCACTGGTTGACCTAGGTCAAAAAATTCAACAGTGTGGCGGCACACTCCAGGTTGTGGGTAGTCCGCACATCACACGAGTCATTACCTCAGCTTGTCTGGGACAAATCCTTTCCCTACAGCCCTCCCTGGACGCTGCGATCGTGAATTTAGAAAAACGCTAA
- a CDS encoding STAS domain-containing protein produces the protein MTEEAAIPDALTLTVSLRGTREVRDNCQLFRLAGLLDAFSEPTFRKVLEKYVEESPRNFVLDLSQIDFIDSSGLGALVQLVKKVQNNGGTLQIVTNPRVTQTVKLVRLEQFLSLQPSVDIALENLKKS, from the coding sequence CTGACTGAGGAGGCTGCTATTCCTGACGCACTTACCCTAACCGTTAGTCTCCGAGGCACCCGCGAAGTTAGGGACAACTGCCAACTTTTTCGCCTTGCTGGTTTGCTGGATGCTTTTTCCGAGCCAACCTTCCGCAAGGTGCTAGAAAAGTATGTAGAGGAAAGTCCCCGTAACTTTGTCCTCGATCTTTCCCAGATCGACTTTATCGATAGTTCAGGACTGGGAGCACTAGTCCAACTTGTCAAGAAAGTGCAGAACAATGGAGGCACACTCCAGATCGTAACCAACCCTCGCGTTACGCAGACTGTCAAACTAGTTCGTCTAGAACAGTTTCTCTCCCTTCAGCCCTCTGTCGATATTGCGCTCGAAAATTTGAAAAAGAGCTAG
- the radC gene encoding RadC family protein, protein MTYSLRVTDMPLTERPRERLMTYGAKSLATAELLAILLGTGQGPGKLSAVGLGQYILQKLGEDQRDPIALLRDVSIKELTDIPGVGPAKATSILAAIELGKRVLTARPPEGTIIDDPAVAAAVLSHDLMWQAQERFAILLLDVKHRLLGTRIISIGTATETLAHPRDIFREIIRQGAIRAIVAHNHPSGNVQPSPEDMHLTRQLLQAGQLLGIPLLDHLILGNGTHASLRQTTSLWQEFPQGD, encoded by the coding sequence ATGACCTACAGCCTGCGCGTCACAGATATGCCGCTCACCGAACGACCGCGAGAGCGACTGATGACCTATGGCGCAAAGAGTTTAGCCACGGCGGAACTGCTGGCGATTTTACTGGGCACGGGGCAAGGTCCAGGTAAACTGTCGGCAGTGGGGCTGGGACAGTACATTTTGCAGAAATTGGGTGAGGATCAGCGAGACCCGATCGCCCTATTGCGGGATGTTTCCATTAAAGAACTCACCGATATTCCAGGCGTGGGACCAGCGAAGGCAACCAGTATTTTGGCGGCGATCGAGCTAGGCAAGCGGGTTCTTACCGCCCGTCCGCCCGAAGGCACGATAATTGATGATCCGGCAGTGGCGGCGGCAGTGCTAAGCCATGACCTGATGTGGCAGGCACAGGAACGATTTGCGATTCTGCTGCTCGACGTGAAGCATCGACTGCTGGGAACTCGGATTATTAGCATTGGTACGGCGACCGAAACGCTGGCACACCCCCGCGATATCTTTCGGGAGATTATTCGGCAGGGCGCAATTCGAGCGATCGTTGCCCACAACCATCCGTCGGGAAACGTGCAGCCCAGTCCGGAAGACATGCATCTGACACGACAGTTGCTTCAGGCAGGGCAGCTTCTCGGCATTCCGCTACTGGATCACCTGATTCTGGGCAACGGTACCCATGCCAGCCTGCGACAAACGACCTCCCTCTGGCAGGAATTTCCTCAGGGGGATTAG